In the genome of Bradyrhizobium sp. CIAT3101, one region contains:
- a CDS encoding SulP family inorganic anion transporter translates to MANSIHASVPQRLLPMLEWIPGYRREWLMPDALAGIALWAVMVPEGMAYAGIVGVPPIMGLYTIVPALLAYAFFGTSRQLVVGPDTATGLISALTIGAVAAHGTVEFNSLTSTLAVMIGILFLLFGIARMGWVARFIPTPVMRGFIEGLVYVTIIGQIPHLIGIGGVPGNFFAKLEHVLQHLPDISAAATLTGALCLAAMLGLRHFVPSVPAALVVMCAAIVVIGSLGGEASGVRVAGHIPSGLPSLIAPNLDPAILRELLPGALAIVLVGYAEALGAAKAAALQDGSDIDPNQELIAHGPANILTGLFGGFLVVGSLSKTSVAMAAGARSQIANLVAAILCFLTLLLLTPLFRNMPEPALAAIVIAAMLHLTKPSYLRSVLARSRWSFTVMLIVILGELTLGVLQGIGLGVVLSLARLVYLASRPKGAVLGQLPGTEAYRDVQIHPEAMTFPGLLIWRIGGDLFFASIGHIGAGLRAAVAGPSGVKQVLLDFGSVDFLDITGGDELLRLVRELHAKDIGVGFARVRDPIREEMRRAGIEAAVGPINFYERTTDGVRAWQRQAGHFAGASDHKTGGANEGR, encoded by the coding sequence ATGGCAAACTCCATCCATGCTTCGGTGCCCCAGAGACTCCTGCCGATGCTGGAATGGATTCCAGGCTATCGGCGCGAATGGCTGATGCCCGACGCCCTTGCGGGCATCGCGCTCTGGGCGGTGATGGTACCCGAAGGGATGGCTTACGCTGGGATCGTCGGCGTGCCGCCAATCATGGGTCTCTACACAATCGTGCCAGCGCTGCTCGCCTACGCCTTCTTCGGCACGTCGCGCCAGCTTGTGGTCGGGCCCGACACGGCGACCGGCCTGATCTCCGCGCTGACCATCGGCGCCGTGGCAGCACACGGGACGGTCGAATTCAATTCGTTGACGTCAACCCTTGCCGTCATGATTGGCATTCTGTTCCTGCTCTTCGGCATCGCCCGCATGGGATGGGTGGCCCGCTTCATTCCCACGCCGGTCATGCGTGGCTTCATCGAAGGCCTGGTCTACGTCACGATCATCGGTCAGATTCCTCATCTGATCGGCATCGGCGGCGTTCCCGGCAACTTCTTCGCCAAGCTTGAACATGTCCTGCAACATCTGCCGGATATCTCGGCCGCGGCGACCCTCACCGGGGCCCTGTGTCTCGCGGCGATGCTGGGGCTACGTCATTTCGTGCCTAGCGTACCGGCCGCGCTGGTCGTCATGTGCGCGGCCATCGTCGTGATCGGGTCCCTGGGCGGAGAGGCAAGCGGCGTGCGGGTGGCCGGCCACATTCCGTCCGGGCTACCCAGCTTGATCGCGCCAAACCTGGATCCGGCAATCCTGCGCGAACTCCTGCCGGGTGCGCTCGCGATCGTGTTGGTCGGCTATGCCGAGGCCCTCGGCGCCGCCAAGGCAGCCGCCCTGCAGGACGGATCCGACATTGATCCGAACCAGGAACTGATTGCGCACGGCCCCGCGAACATCCTGACCGGTCTCTTTGGCGGCTTCCTCGTCGTGGGCAGCCTGTCGAAAACGTCGGTTGCAATGGCGGCCGGCGCGCGCAGCCAGATCGCCAACCTCGTCGCCGCAATATTGTGCTTCCTCACCCTGCTTCTGCTGACGCCCCTGTTCCGAAACATGCCCGAGCCGGCACTCGCGGCGATCGTGATTGCAGCCATGCTGCACCTGACGAAGCCGAGCTATTTGCGCAGTGTGCTCGCGCGCAGCCGCTGGTCGTTCACGGTGATGCTGATTGTCATCCTGGGTGAGCTCACATTGGGCGTTCTGCAGGGAATCGGCCTTGGTGTCGTGCTGTCTCTTGCAAGGCTGGTCTATCTCGCGAGCCGCCCCAAGGGGGCTGTGCTCGGGCAACTCCCGGGGACGGAGGCCTATCGCGATGTCCAGATCCATCCCGAAGCAATGACATTTCCGGGGTTGCTGATCTGGCGAATTGGCGGCGATCTGTTCTTCGCCAGCATTGGCCACATCGGTGCGGGATTGAGGGCGGCGGTCGCCGGACCGTCGGGCGTCAAGCAGGTCCTCCTCGATTTCGGCTCGGTGGACTTTCTCGACATCACCGGAGGAGATGAGTTGCTGCGGCTCGTCCGCGAACTCCACGCCAAGGACATTGGTGTTGGCTTCGCGCGTGTTCGCGACCCCATTCGAGAGGAAATGCGACGAGCCGGGATAGAGGCCGCCGTTGGCCCCATCAACTTCTACGAACGGACGACCGACGGCGTACGCGCCTGGCAGCGGCAAGCCGGTCATTTCGCCGGCGCATCCGACCACAAGACTGGAGGCGCGAATGAAGGCCGGTGA
- a CDS encoding DUF2252 domain-containing protein: MKAGDLQPPSTFYRMTEAHGEQALIDSFLLKQPSVSERMSAGKALRKQVPRSTQAVYETRASRPDPIDILRRQDASRVKDLLPIRYGRMLEDPFAFFRGGAAIMASDLAPIPISGTSVMACGDAHVKNFGVYASAERSLIFAINDYDETFVGPWEWDLKRLAASAVVATRCLGGDRPGCEQAVRECVQVYRERIFQYAQMSFLEVWYDRIDERAVLDSLTPKLRRIALDIIDNVRHIRPLEKLTEESNGTHRFIEHIPLIERVTRSGSGTSAKVFLDRLLQTYIDSMTYERRLLLSRYRLVDYARKVVGIGSVGTRCWVLLLQGVDDDDPLFLQIKEAQPSVLASHIGIKLPFDHQGRRVVVGQRLTQGSPDIFLGWGQSDGRDFYVRQLSELKGSAALEDLEALPDYCGMCGWALALAHAKSGDAATIAGYCGRSEALDEAIAKFALSYAKQTEQDHEAFAKSARSGRIRATSASA; the protein is encoded by the coding sequence ATGAAGGCCGGTGATCTGCAGCCACCTTCGACGTTTTACCGAATGACCGAGGCACATGGCGAACAGGCGCTGATCGACAGCTTTCTGCTCAAGCAGCCATCGGTCAGCGAACGCATGTCGGCAGGAAAAGCGCTTCGAAAGCAGGTCCCGCGCTCAACGCAAGCGGTCTACGAAACACGGGCGAGCCGCCCCGACCCAATCGATATTCTGAGGCGGCAGGATGCCAGCCGCGTCAAGGACCTCCTGCCCATCCGATACGGTCGTATGCTCGAGGATCCGTTCGCGTTCTTCCGCGGAGGGGCGGCCATCATGGCGAGCGACCTTGCGCCGATCCCGATATCCGGTACGTCCGTCATGGCGTGCGGCGACGCCCATGTGAAGAACTTCGGCGTGTATGCCTCGGCCGAACGCAGTTTGATCTTTGCGATCAACGACTATGACGAGACGTTCGTCGGCCCTTGGGAATGGGACCTCAAGCGGCTGGCCGCCAGCGCCGTCGTCGCGACGCGGTGCCTTGGCGGCGACAGGCCAGGATGCGAGCAAGCCGTCCGCGAATGTGTCCAGGTCTATCGCGAACGCATCTTTCAATACGCTCAAATGAGCTTTCTGGAAGTCTGGTATGACCGGATCGACGAACGCGCCGTGCTCGACAGCCTGACGCCGAAGCTGCGCCGTATTGCCCTGGATATCATTGACAACGTCCGGCACATCCGGCCGCTCGAAAAGCTGACTGAAGAGTCGAACGGGACCCACCGCTTCATCGAGCATATCCCTCTGATAGAACGTGTGACGCGCAGCGGATCGGGCACGTCGGCAAAAGTGTTCCTTGATCGTCTGCTGCAGACCTATATCGACTCGATGACCTACGAGCGAAGGCTGCTGCTGTCCCGATACCGGCTGGTCGATTACGCGCGCAAGGTCGTCGGCATCGGAAGCGTCGGCACCAGATGCTGGGTGCTGCTGTTGCAGGGCGTCGATGACGACGATCCGCTCTTCCTGCAGATCAAGGAAGCACAGCCGTCGGTGCTCGCATCTCATATCGGCATCAAGCTTCCATTTGACCATCAGGGGCGCAGGGTCGTGGTGGGACAGCGCCTCACACAGGGCTCACCGGATATCTTCCTCGGCTGGGGGCAGTCCGACGGACGGGATTTCTACGTTCGCCAGCTTTCGGAATTGAAGGGCTCAGCCGCTCTGGAGGATCTGGAAGCTCTGCCCGACTACTGCGGGATGTGTGGTTGGGCCTTGGCGCTTGCGCATGCCAAATCGGGCGATGCCGCCACGATTGCGGGGTATTGCGGCCGGAGCGAAGCGCTCGATGAGGCAATAGCCAAGTTTGCCCTGAGCTACGCGAAGCAGACCGAACAGGACCACGAAGCCTTTGCCAAATCGGCCCGGTCGGGCCGCATACGGGCCACGTCGGCCAGCGCTTAG
- a CDS encoding class I SAM-dependent methyltransferase, translated as MEQRFTFDQIAGAYRASRPDYPEALVDDVVSYAAMKPGDPVLEVGCGTGQATKSFATRDLQIVAIDPGPEMVRTARESLAGFDNVELVEATFEAWSQDKAPFRLIVAAQSWHWVAPELRFVKAAKLLSPDGSLAVFGHVPTGLPASLLERFKDIYLRHTGRWGPPPEAWYLPSGPFKGWFDESGLFGAVEHRCYPWKWQHTTSSYANFLGTRSEFRMLTPTIREELRNDISKAIDRHGGEFEVDYETHLYMARRIGLGE; from the coding sequence ATGGAGCAGCGCTTTACTTTCGATCAGATCGCGGGAGCATACAGGGCCTCACGTCCCGATTATCCCGAAGCTCTCGTCGACGACGTGGTTTCGTACGCCGCCATGAAGCCTGGAGATCCCGTTCTCGAAGTCGGATGCGGCACGGGGCAGGCAACAAAGAGCTTCGCGACGCGCGATCTGCAGATCGTTGCAATCGACCCTGGGCCCGAAATGGTACGCACTGCGCGCGAGAGCCTCGCCGGTTTTGACAATGTCGAACTGGTCGAGGCGACGTTCGAGGCGTGGTCACAGGACAAGGCACCGTTCCGGCTCATCGTCGCGGCGCAGTCGTGGCACTGGGTCGCTCCAGAATTGCGATTCGTGAAAGCGGCGAAGTTGCTTTCACCTGACGGATCATTGGCCGTCTTTGGACATGTTCCGACAGGACTGCCCGCTTCATTGCTCGAACGGTTCAAGGACATATACCTGCGTCATACGGGCCGCTGGGGACCGCCACCGGAGGCCTGGTACCTGCCCAGCGGTCCATTCAAAGGCTGGTTCGACGAGTCGGGATTGTTCGGAGCGGTGGAGCACCGCTGCTATCCCTGGAAGTGGCAGCACACGACATCAAGCTACGCAAATTTCCTGGGTACGCGCTCGGAGTTTCGAATGCTCACGCCAACTATACGCGAAGAGCTGCGCAATGACATTTCCAAGGCAATCGACCGTCACGGCGGAGAATTCGAGGTGGACTACGAAACCCACCTCTACATGGCCCGCCGCATCGGCCTCGGTGAGTAG
- a CDS encoding LpxA family transferase — translation MQRLTEHIAAFSNSPLAALTEKTPWALTTNSVSAVRRLLNGISEEFCVSDDVAIHRTTTVEAGALVKGPAIIGPRCFIAAGSLIRGGCWLEENCIIGPGSELKSSFLFAGSKLAHFNFVGDSVVGARVNLEAGSIVANFRNELADPRIRILHAGEIVDTGVDKFGALIGDDCKLGANAVVAPGAIFERGTIIARLTSVDQRPS, via the coding sequence ATGCAACGTCTCACCGAGCATATAGCTGCATTTTCCAACTCGCCGCTGGCTGCGCTGACTGAAAAGACGCCCTGGGCGCTGACCACAAACTCCGTCTCGGCAGTTCGACGTCTTTTGAACGGGATCAGCGAAGAGTTTTGCGTGTCGGATGACGTCGCAATCCATCGCACAACGACGGTGGAAGCCGGCGCGCTGGTCAAAGGGCCGGCGATAATCGGACCAAGGTGCTTCATCGCCGCCGGCTCGCTCATCCGTGGCGGGTGCTGGTTGGAGGAAAATTGCATCATTGGCCCAGGCAGCGAACTTAAATCCTCTTTCTTGTTTGCCGGATCGAAGTTGGCACATTTCAATTTTGTCGGAGACAGCGTCGTCGGGGCGAGAGTGAATCTCGAGGCCGGCTCCATCGTCGCCAATTTCCGAAATGAGCTTGCCGATCCAAGGATTCGAATCTTGCATGCAGGGGAGATCGTCGACACCGGCGTCGACAAGTTTGGCGCACTGATCGGTGATGACTGTAAGCTCGGCGCAAACGCCGTTGTCGCTCCCGGAGCAATCTTTGAAAGGGGAACAATCATTGCACGGTTGACTTCGGTGGATCAGCGACCGAGCTGA
- a CDS encoding NAD(P)/FAD-dependent oxidoreductase: protein MARIVVLGAGFAGLWAAIGAARMRDEMGAAGRDIEIHVIDRNPYHNIRVRNYEVDLSEVALPLPQLLDPIGVTHGLGEVEAVDPARRQIALVTSSGEQTLSYDRLVLALGSEVMRPDIPGLAEHAFDVDTYAAALRLEDHLTSLGRSAPSPGRSTIVVVGAGFTGIEVAAEMPDRLVHAGITGSRRIILVDPNPAVGATIGDHARPVIETALSSLEVETRLGVRIASVEAAGVRLSSGEFIATQTVIWCAGMRASRLAENFGGARDRLGRLLVDPFMRVTDLPGVFAAGDVASSVVDGLHPTVMSCQFARPMGRFAGHNVVADLVGQPLLPLRIDWYVTVLDLGDWGALYTEGWDREVRTTGQAAKATKQTINCKRIYPPLSGRKDELFAAAAPTVQAPPPTYGARRS, encoded by the coding sequence ATGGCGCGTATCGTCGTGCTCGGCGCCGGATTTGCAGGCCTGTGGGCGGCCATCGGAGCCGCGCGCATGCGCGACGAGATGGGTGCGGCCGGCCGCGACATCGAGATCCACGTCATCGACCGCAATCCCTATCACAACATCCGCGTGCGCAATTACGAGGTCGACCTCAGCGAGGTTGCGCTGCCGCTTCCGCAACTGCTCGATCCGATCGGCGTCACGCACGGTCTCGGCGAAGTCGAGGCGGTCGATCCGGCGCGGCGCCAGATCGCGCTGGTGACGAGCAGCGGCGAGCAGACGCTGAGTTACGATCGCCTCGTGCTGGCGCTCGGCAGCGAGGTGATGCGGCCGGATATTCCGGGCCTCGCCGAACATGCATTCGACGTCGACACCTATGCCGCGGCGCTTCGCCTCGAGGATCATCTCACCTCGCTCGGACGCAGCGCGCCGTCGCCGGGTCGGTCGACGATCGTGGTGGTCGGCGCCGGCTTCACCGGCATCGAGGTTGCCGCCGAAATGCCTGACCGGCTGGTGCACGCCGGTATCACCGGCAGTCGCCGCATCATCCTGGTCGATCCCAATCCCGCGGTCGGCGCCACGATCGGCGACCACGCGCGCCCCGTCATCGAGACCGCTTTATCGTCGCTCGAGGTCGAGACGCGGCTCGGCGTGCGCATCGCGTCGGTCGAAGCTGCCGGCGTTCGCTTGAGCTCAGGCGAGTTCATCGCGACGCAGACGGTGATCTGGTGCGCCGGCATGCGCGCGAGCCGGCTCGCCGAAAACTTTGGGGGCGCGCGCGATCGCCTCGGGCGCCTTCTGGTCGATCCCTTCATGCGGGTCACGGATCTGCCGGGCGTCTTCGCCGCCGGCGACGTCGCCTCGAGCGTGGTCGATGGCTTACATCCGACCGTGATGTCTTGCCAGTTCGCCCGTCCCATGGGCCGCTTCGCCGGCCACAATGTAGTGGCCGATCTCGTCGGCCAACCGCTGCTGCCGCTGAGGATCGACTGGTACGTCACCGTGCTCGATCTCGGCGATTGGGGCGCGCTCTACACAGAGGGGTGGGACCGCGAGGTGCGCACGACCGGCCAGGCAGCCAAGGCGACCAAGCAGACCATCAACTGCAAACGCATCTATCCCCCGCTCTCGGGGCGCAAGGACGAACTGTTCGCTGCCGCCGCGCCAACGGTGCAGGCGCCGCCGCCGACTTATGGAGCGCGGCGGAGTTGA
- a CDS encoding AraC family transcriptional regulator has product MDAAKPPGVFIHQYAGLPQGPAFEHWRDRALGACGLEIGPSQGDSIDCRLQISVVDNIALAIPEGSSAQYSRTQSGLADGSDDLVLIAAHAGLVSVRQNGHTVELAPAQMVLADMAITGSVGHTDENRFTTIRMPRRALLDINPRAEEKLSQVLSDGVVAETIFRYHALAAHHAPHLDAVGQRLTAQHMVDLVGLLLGTDAEHAALARGRGHAAARLDLMRADVMAALGRNDLCLSEVATRSGLSPRQAQRLFEQAGTTFTEFVLEQRLLLARKLLGDPRARARKISDIAHSSGFSDLSYFNRAFRKRFGATPSELREA; this is encoded by the coding sequence ATGGATGCAGCCAAGCCGCCGGGCGTCTTTATTCACCAATATGCAGGCCTGCCGCAGGGGCCGGCGTTCGAACATTGGCGCGACAGGGCCTTGGGGGCCTGTGGCCTCGAGATCGGACCGAGCCAGGGCGACAGCATCGACTGCCGGTTGCAGATCAGCGTGGTCGACAATATCGCGCTCGCCATTCCCGAAGGCTCCTCCGCGCAATATTCGCGCACGCAGAGCGGTCTCGCCGACGGCAGTGACGATCTCGTGCTGATCGCCGCGCATGCCGGCCTCGTCAGCGTCCGGCAGAATGGCCATACGGTCGAGCTCGCGCCGGCGCAGATGGTGCTTGCCGACATGGCCATCACCGGCAGCGTCGGTCACACCGATGAGAACCGCTTCACCACCATTCGCATGCCGCGCCGCGCGCTGCTGGACATCAATCCGCGCGCCGAGGAGAAGCTGTCCCAGGTGCTGTCGGACGGGGTGGTCGCCGAGACCATCTTCCGTTATCACGCGCTTGCCGCCCACCACGCGCCGCATCTCGACGCCGTCGGCCAGCGCCTGACCGCGCAGCACATGGTCGATCTCGTCGGCCTCCTGCTCGGCACCGACGCCGAGCACGCGGCGCTCGCGCGCGGTCGCGGCCATGCGGCGGCCCGTCTCGATCTCATGCGCGCCGACGTGATGGCCGCGCTCGGCCGCAACGATCTCTGCCTGTCCGAGGTCGCGACCCGCTCGGGGCTCAGCCCGCGCCAGGCTCAGCGGCTGTTCGAGCAGGCCGGCACCACCTTCACCGAGTTCGTGCTGGAGCAGCGCCTGCTGCTGGCGCGAAAACTGCTCGGCGATCCCCGCGCGCGGGCGCGCAAGATCAGCGACATCGCGCATTCCTCGGGCTTCTCGGATCTGTCCTATTTCAATCGCGCCTTCCGCAAGCGTTTTGGCGCGACGCCCTCGGAGCTGCGCGAGGCCTGA
- a CDS encoding anti-sigma factor encodes MAYSEDHIALAAEYALGTLEADERAQVATMMAVDQEFAAVVQAWEFRLGVLNQMVGTIEPRPIVWENIQRAIAQTLTLRDSLEAPPVPSEAPPPPPLPEFYSPAPSSPEASTTESSAPESSTPETPSPEPQSLDVPPQALPDSNSDAVPIFPPQFVPQTHAPDPSVTPATPAPVVDGSNVIHLERRVKRWRTIASAVGALAAALLVTLSLQIFLPDALPGALRPAPRIQTVELKAPAAPLSSPAQYVALLQGQSGGPAFILTIDGATKNFTVRKVGATPEPGKSFELWLISDRLPRPRSLGVISNGDFTARPVLAGYDADVVNGATYAVTVEQSGGSPNGQPTSAPVFSGKLIETVPPSQPQVPAKK; translated from the coding sequence ATGGCCTACAGCGAGGACCATATCGCGCTCGCCGCGGAATATGCGCTCGGCACACTCGAGGCCGACGAGCGCGCGCAGGTCGCGACCATGATGGCGGTGGACCAGGAGTTCGCCGCGGTCGTGCAGGCCTGGGAATTCCGGCTCGGCGTCCTCAATCAGATGGTCGGCACGATCGAGCCGCGGCCGATCGTGTGGGAGAACATCCAGCGCGCGATCGCGCAGACGCTAACGTTGCGGGATTCGCTCGAAGCGCCGCCGGTGCCGTCGGAGGCGCCGCCGCCGCCACCACTGCCGGAGTTCTATTCGCCGGCGCCTTCATCACCCGAGGCTTCAACGACAGAGTCTTCGGCGCCAGAGTCTTCCACGCCAGAGACGCCATCACCGGAACCTCAGTCGCTGGACGTGCCGCCGCAGGCGTTGCCCGATTCCAACTCCGATGCCGTTCCGATTTTCCCGCCGCAGTTCGTGCCGCAGACCCATGCGCCCGATCCGAGCGTGACGCCCGCGACGCCGGCGCCGGTCGTCGACGGCAGCAACGTGATCCATCTCGAGCGCCGCGTGAAGCGCTGGCGCACGATCGCCTCCGCCGTGGGCGCGCTTGCGGCCGCCTTGCTGGTGACGCTGTCGCTCCAGATCTTCCTGCCCGATGCGCTGCCCGGCGCGCTGCGGCCCGCACCGCGCATCCAGACGGTCGAGCTCAAGGCACCGGCCGCGCCGCTGTCTTCGCCCGCGCAATATGTCGCGCTGCTGCAGGGCCAGAGCGGCGGCCCCGCCTTCATCCTCACCATCGACGGGGCGACCAAGAACTTCACGGTGCGCAAGGTCGGTGCGACGCCGGAGCCGGGCAAGAGCTTTGAGCTCTGGCTGATCTCCGACAGGTTGCCGCGCCCGCGTTCGCTGGGCGTGATCAGTAACGGCGACTTCACGGCGCGCCCGGTGCTCGCCGGTTACGATGCCGATGTCGTCAACGGCGCAACCTATGCCGTCACGGTCGAGCAGTCGGGCGGCTCGCCCAACGGCCAGCCGACCTCGGCGCCGGTGTTTTCCGGCAAGCTGATCGAAACCGTGCCGCCGTCCCAGCCCCAGGTTCCGGCGAAGAAGTAG
- a CDS encoding sigma-70 family RNA polymerase sigma factor: MLTPAELVGLIEAVSKRDQAAFERLYAATRAKLYGVVLRILRRQDLAEEVIQETYVKIWNSAGQFNPTLSSPITWMASIARNRAIDIVRKKTEASIEEEPQAMDVAADSPDPLARREMSEELKRLLECIGRLEPDRQRLVLLAYYNGWSREQLAEKFAAPVNTVKTWLRRSMLDIRECLGL; encoded by the coding sequence ATGCTGACGCCAGCAGAGCTGGTCGGGCTGATCGAGGCGGTGTCGAAGCGCGACCAGGCCGCGTTCGAGCGCCTCTACGCCGCCACGCGCGCGAAACTCTATGGCGTCGTCCTCCGTATCTTGCGCCGACAGGATCTCGCAGAGGAGGTCATTCAGGAGACCTACGTCAAGATCTGGAACAGCGCCGGCCAGTTCAATCCGACGCTGTCATCGCCGATCACGTGGATGGCGTCGATCGCGCGCAACCGCGCCATCGATATCGTTCGCAAGAAGACGGAGGCCTCCATCGAGGAGGAGCCGCAGGCGATGGATGTCGCCGCCGACAGTCCCGATCCCCTGGCGCGCCGGGAGATGTCCGAGGAGTTGAAGCGGCTGCTGGAATGCATTGGTCGCCTCGAGCCGGACCGTCAGCGGCTCGTGCTTCTCGCCTATTACAACGGCTGGAGCCGCGAGCAATTGGCGGAGAAATTCGCAGCGCCCGTCAACACGGTGAAGACGTGGCTGCGGCGCAGCATGCTGGATATCCGGGAGTGTCTCGGACTTTAG
- the fliJ gene encoding flagellar export protein FliJ, whose amino-acid sequence MKSRDTLIRLKKFQVDEKRRRVAQIESMIADFQRMSTDLDREIQTEQDRAGINDPAHFAYPTYAKAAIQRRENLTRSADELRGQLEEAKAALGEAFEELKKVELLDERDQARERAEENAREQADLDSIGLMRSRIGAVA is encoded by the coding sequence ATGAAGTCACGTGATACCCTCATTCGCCTGAAGAAGTTTCAGGTCGACGAGAAGCGCCGCCGGGTCGCCCAGATCGAGTCCATGATCGCCGACTTCCAGCGGATGTCGACCGATCTGGATCGCGAGATCCAGACCGAGCAGGACCGCGCCGGGATCAACGACCCCGCGCATTTCGCCTATCCGACCTATGCCAAGGCCGCCATCCAGCGCCGCGAGAACCTGACCCGCTCGGCCGACGAGCTGAGGGGCCAGCTCGAGGAGGCCAAGGCCGCGCTCGGCGAGGCTTTCGAGGAGCTGAAGAAGGTCGAGCTCCTGGACGAGCGCGACCAGGCCCGCGAGCGCGCCGAGGAAAATGCCCGCGAGCAGGCCGATCTCGACAGCATCGGCCTGATGCGTTCCCGCATCGGCGCCGTCGCCTGA
- the fliI gene encoding flagellar protein export ATPase FliI, whose amino-acid sequence MKALAEQIGDIDGVNIYGRVVGVRGLMVEVAGPIHAMSVGARLVIETGANRSIPCEVIGFSGNNAVVMPFAGLDGVRRGCKAVIANAANQVRPSSAWLGRVVNALGEPIDGKGPLPQGASPMPYRNSPPPAHSRKRVGSPLDLGVRAMNTFLTCCRGQRMGIFAGSGVGKSVLLSMLARNVDAAVSVIGLIGERGREVQEFLQDDLGEEGLARSVVVVATSDEPALMRRQAAYLTLAVAEYFRDEGQDVLCLMDSVTRFAMAQREIGLSAGEPPTAKGYTPTVFTELPKLLERAGPGLGEGAITAIFTVLVDGDDHNEPIADAVRGILDGHIVMQRSIAERGRYPAINILKSVSRTMPKSADPQFWPTIQKARAVMATYADMEELIRLGAYRAGSSPEVDEAIRLHEPLEAFLRQRKDENASLADGYRQLAQILGNLETER is encoded by the coding sequence ATGAAGGCGTTGGCTGAACAGATCGGCGACATCGACGGTGTCAATATCTATGGCCGTGTGGTCGGCGTGCGCGGCCTGATGGTCGAGGTTGCCGGCCCGATCCATGCGATGTCGGTCGGTGCACGGCTGGTGATCGAGACCGGCGCCAACCGTTCGATCCCCTGCGAGGTGATCGGCTTCTCCGGCAACAACGCTGTCGTGATGCCGTTCGCCGGCCTCGACGGTGTGCGCCGCGGCTGCAAGGCCGTCATCGCCAATGCCGCCAATCAGGTCCGTCCGTCGTCGGCCTGGCTCGGCCGCGTCGTCAATGCGCTGGGCGAACCGATCGACGGCAAGGGACCGTTGCCGCAGGGCGCCTCGCCGATGCCGTACCGCAATTCGCCGCCGCCGGCGCATTCGCGCAAGCGCGTCGGCAGCCCGCTCGATCTCGGCGTGCGCGCGATGAACACCTTCCTCACCTGCTGCCGCGGCCAGCGCATGGGCATCTTCGCAGGGTCCGGCGTCGGCAAATCCGTGCTGCTCTCGATGCTCGCGCGCAACGTCGATGCCGCCGTCAGCGTCATCGGGCTGATCGGCGAACGCGGCCGCGAGGTGCAGGAGTTCTTGCAGGACGACCTCGGCGAGGAGGGCCTGGCGCGCTCCGTCGTGGTGGTCGCGACCTCCGACGAGCCGGCCCTGATGCGGCGGCAGGCCGCGTACCTGACGCTCGCGGTCGCCGAATATTTTCGCGACGAGGGCCAGGACGTCCTCTGCCTGATGGATTCGGTGACGCGTTTCGCCATGGCCCAGCGCGAGATCGGACTGTCCGCCGGCGAGCCGCCGACCGCCAAGGGCTACACGCCGACCGTCTTCACCGAGTTGCCGAAGCTCCTGGAGCGCGCCGGACCGGGGCTGGGCGAGGGCGCCATCACCGCGATCTTCACCGTGCTCGTCGACGGCGACGATCACAACGAGCCGATCGCCGACGCCGTCCGCGGCATCCTCGACGGCCACATCGTGATGCAGCGCTCGATCGCGGAGCGCGGCCGCTACCCGGCCATCAACATCCTCAAATCGGTGTCGCGCACCATGCCGAAATCGGCCGATCCGCAGTTCTGGCCGACCATCCAGAAGGCGCGGGCGGTGATGGCGACCTACGCCGATATGGAGGAGCTGATCCGGCTCGGCGCCTACCGGGCCGGCTCCAGCCCCGAGGTTGACGAGGCGATCCGCCTGCACGAGCCGCTGGAGGCCTTCCTGCGGCAGCGCAAGGACGAAAATGCCTCACTGGCCGATGGTTACCGGCAGTTGGCGCAAATCCTCGGCAATTTGGAAACGGAACGCTAA